CGCCTAAACTTTTCTTTTCAAACACAGCCTGTTTGCATTAAAATATAGTTGGAAGATCATCCCATATGAAAAGAGGTTATTGTATGAAAAAATCATTTCTTTTTCTGCTTACTGCCCTCATTGCTGTTATCTCCTTCTCCGCGTATGCACCTGCATCTGATGCCTCTGGTAATATTGGAGTTAGCCTGCTATCGGATCGTGAAACAGGCACCGTAAAATAACGCGTTCACACTCTTTCCAAGAAAAGAATTTGCACAGAAACGAGCAGGCGACCCGTTCGGATAACATCCGGAGTTGGTCGCCTGCTGTCATTGTCATTGTTCTTTTCTGCAACCCTTACTTCCAGTCTCTCTTGCGAAGATAGGACTCGAATACAAAAGTTCCAAAAGGCAATAAACCTGCTACCAAGCCCATGAACCAGCGTGAAGCTTTCCACTTCTTCACAACAGCCAAATGTACAAGCGTGATCAGATATAGTGGAAAAAGAATACCGTGAATCATACCCATAATCGCTACCGGGGAAGACATATCGGCAAAATATTTTAGCGGCATGGCTACAAAAATCAACAGCAGTAAGGATACACCTTCCCATATGCCTGCAATTCTGAATCGACCTGTGACCGTCTTCATCCTGTTCAATCTCACCTTTCCAGCGGATAGTATGTGAATTATGTAACTTGTTACAAGATGTTTCAACTTGAAGCCACATCATCTGTACTAATGCAGCTTCATTTGAAACGTCTTGTTCAGTATACCGCATGGTTCTGGTTCGGAAATGCTTCAATTTTGAATAATTAATGACTGAACTATCCGTGCAGGTGATGTTGAGTTTTAAATTCGAAAATCGCATCAACAGCATAATGATATCCGCCTGATTTTCGAAAGGATTCCCTCAGATTCGCAGCAGCTCTCTCAAAAGAAGGAACCTTCAACACATGATCTACCGTTTCATGGAGCTGATTGGCAGTCAAGGTTTGCATTTGTAAGCTGATGCCTGCTCCCCTGCTAACAACCTGCTCAGCGATGATCGGCTGGTCCGCGCTCTGAGGGAGTACAATGAGGGGAACCCCGTAATATAAACCTTCATTGGTACTGTTCATCCCGCCATGTGTGATAAATAATTTTGCGGACTGCAATACATCCATTTGTGGAACATAACGTTTAACGATAAAATTTTCCGGAATTGTTCCCAGTGCCGTAATTTGTGTTCTATCCCCTACAGACATGACAATTGTATGCTCGGTATTCCCCAATGCTTCCATGCAAAGCTTATAGAAATCAAGAGCCTGGTTAAAAATTGTACCCAGTGAAATGTAAATAGGTCTTTTCCCTTTAATTGCTTCCATGTCGAAGTCTTCATGCGTTAATCTGAAAAAAATAGACGGTCCTACGAATTTATAGGTATGGTCGAATGCATCTCCATAAGGCTGGAATTCCCTTGTTGTATATACGATGGTAAGCGGTGCGGGATTGCAAAACACTTCGTAGGGAGAAGCAATCTCTACATCATATTTTTCTTGTAACCTGCTCGTCAGACTATGGAATGTATCGTTTATAGGTTGAGCGATTTCGGCAGGAACATTTAAGAAAAAGTGTTGCATCAAATGATTGAATGATTCTTCGGTCTGCGCAAAAGAAGTGCATGAATTAATTGCAGGCAGCTTCAGTATTTGCGCAAGCAAACGTCCGCAGCCAAACATGGAATCATGGACGATGTAATCAAATTGTTCACCCTTAATCTGTTCAAGGACACTCGGAATGACGATATCTGCCGTAAGCAAAAGACCGTTGACTCGTTCAAGCAAATAATCTCTGCCACCTGAGATAAAAGCTTTAATAAATTTTTGACCGTCAAAGGTTCGGACTACAGCCCCTGTCTTTTCCATACGTTCCCGATACGCTTCTATAGTGAAGTACACAACCTCTTCCCCTCGTGAAATAAGTTCTTGTACCACACCAATCGTTGGATTGACATGTCCCTCTGATCCACCGTTAATAAATAAAACACGTGCCATAATTATCCCTCCTTTGTTATACTACGTGCTTCAAATGGTGTAAGAATTTTCGTAAGCAATGACGTACTTCCCCCCAAAAAAAATTTTAGGTAGTCGCACGTTCTATCAGATGAAATTCCAATTGCCGAGGCTGCAGCTCCTGCTTGCCAAGGACGGCCCATAATTGATGAAAGGCCTGCGTAGCCTGTTCTGCAATGGGATTATGTATAGTGGTTATTCCAAGCACACGAGACAGTTCAATGTCATCGAAACCAACAATGGCAAGTTGTTCGGGAACTTGTATATTCTGTTTGCGTGCTTCGGACCAGATTCCGATTGCAGCATAATCATTCGAACATAACACCGCTTGAGGAAGTTCTGGTCCACTAGCCATTCTTCGCATCGCCTCTTCGCCATCAGATGAACTGAACACGGAATATTGATAAGCTTCACGCAATACAGGCAGCCCCTTATCTGCCATAAATGATTCATAGGCTTCCCGCCGACTTTGGGTATTCAGGCTTTCTGCTCTACCAAAGGCATTGGCAATGCGTATATATCCTTTGGACACCAGATGTTCAAGAGCCAGCCTGTAGCCTTGTGCCTGATCCATAGCCACTGACGGAATTTCGTCATTCCCCATCCGCTGCCAGGATACAATCGGACCATACTCGCAATAGGATTTCAGTTTGTCTGGATGATTAACACAGGTCATAATCACCAATCCATCCACCCGTTTACTCCGCAGATCCTCGAACGCCTGCAATTCAATCTCTTTATCTCCACGCGAAGTATAGATCAGGGTCTGAAATCCATAATCCATCGCTGTATCAATGAATTGATTCATGAACGTAAGGATAATCTCGTTGGTTGCGGATGTGACAATTCCAATTTGCTTGGTCTGTCCGGTGGATAACGAAACGGCATTTCGGTTCGGGATATAGTTGAGCTGTTTCATGATTTCCGTTATTTTCTGCCGGGCCTCGTCACTCACATGCGGCGAATGATTAATTACTCTGGACACCGTGGCTTTCGAGTAGCCGGACAGCTTCATAATTTCATCGAACTTGGACACATGAAGTCTCCTTTCTTGCTGACTATCTATAATGATTTACAGTTTGCCTCAAAATAAATAAAAAGTAAAACTTGACGTGTAACCCGTTCCAACGTTTAAGCTTTTTTTATACAGTGCTGCTGTATGTAACATCCACAACGAATTCTTAACGATTGGAGCGATACTTATGAGTCAATCTCAACATCCATCCTTTAATTTCCCCAAAAACTTTCTGTGGGGTGGTGCGATTGCCGCCAACCAGGCCGAAGGTGCATATAATCTAGGTGGCAAAGGATTGTCCACTCAGGATGTGGCCCCCAAAGGTATTATGGGTCCCATTACCGAAGAACCCACTGAAGATAACATGAAACTGATCGGGATTGACCTGTATCACCGTTATAAAGAGGACGTCAAGCTGTTCGCCGAGATGGGATTCAAGGTATTCCGCACCTCCATTGCTTGGTCCCGTATCTTCCCCAAGGGCGATGAGCTGGAACCCAATGAAGAAGGTCTTCAATTCTATGATGATCTCTTTGACGAGTGTCTTAAATACGGAATCGAACCCCTCGTCACCCTTTCACACTACGAGACACCTCTCCATCTCTCCAAAGAATATGATGGCTGGGTCAATCGGAAGATGATCGGATTCTACGAGCGTTATGTGACTGCCGTATTCAAACGTTATCAAAATAAAGTGAAATACTGGCTCACATTTAACGAGATCAATTCGATTCTGGAAGCACCCTTCATGAGTGGTGGTATCTACACACCAAAAGAGAAGTTGAGCAAACAAGATCTTTATCAGGCAATTCATCATGAGTTTGTAGCCAGCGCTTCTGCTGTGAAGCTCTGTCATGAGATCATCCCAAATGCGCAGATTGGTTGTATGATGCTCAGTATGCCGACCTATCCGCTAACACCGAATCCCGATGATATGATTAAAGTGATGGAATTCGAACACAGCAATTATTTCTTCGGAGATGTGCATGTGCGAGGCCGTTATCCTGGATACATGAAACGTTACTTCCGTGAAAATGGAATCCAGATTCAGATGGAAGATGGCGATGAAGACATGCTGCTCCATACCGTCGACTTTATTTCTTTCAGCTATTATATGAGTGTCTGCCAAACGGCTGATCCAAATAAACAAGTTGCAGGGGAAGGTAACCTGCTTGGCGGTATACCTAACCCTTACTTGCCTGCAAGTGAATGGGGATGGCAGATCGATCCGCAGGGACTGCGGTATGTGCTGAACATGTTCTATGACCGTTATCAGAAACCACTTTTTATTGTGGAAAACGGACTGGGTGCTGTGGACGAGCTTATTACCGGACCTGATGGTGAGAAGACCGTTGAAGATGACTATCGCATTCAGTATTTAAATGATCATCTCGTTCAGGTCGCAGAAGCCATTGAAGATGGCGTTGAAGTTATGGGATATACGTCCTGGGGTTGTATTGATGTGGTCAGTGCTTCGTCAGCACAATTGAAAAAGCGTTATGGTTACATTTATGTTGATCGCCATGACGATGGTTCAGGAACACTCGAACGTTATCGCAAAAAGTCGTTCCACTGGTATAAAGAGGTGATTGGCAGCAATGGCAAGAGCCTGAAACGTTAAGCATATGATATACCTGTAGCAGGTGCAAACTTGCGCTCCCCCAGCAGAAATCAAGTACAAGCATTGGGTACCCGATGTATTGATGCATTGTTTTCTGCTGGGAATTTTTTTTCATATAGTACGTTCAGTTAAATTGGACCAAGGCTGGCTCCAACGCTTTCAATGTTAACCATCTCATTCCGGCTTCAAAGTCTTCCTGGAAAGAATCGATCAGAACAAGGCCAGGATCGGATGGCATCGACAGCTTGGCTTGATACTTTTCCCATGCTTGAATAACTGCATCTTGGTCAACCAACTTCTGATAGATTACTACCTGGTCTGGAGCAAGAATTGCATTAACCGTTTGAATCATTCTGCATACCGTTTCAATAAACACTTCCTCTTCCACTGGGCTATACCAATCCACTCCCATTGGAAGGTATTTGACTTCCCCGGCCATGCCAAGTTTTCCTTTAATCACTTTACCGTTCAGATAAATGCCCATGCCTGGAGGATATTTGGTTGGAAAATACATTCCGATGACACACAGGTCCTCGTCCAACTCTTGTTTGGCGCAATATCCGCTAATTGCAGCATTCACATCATTTTCCATGATGACTGGTAATCCGAACTGTGCTTCAAGATCTTCAGTCATTCGGATGCCTTCTAACTGCTGGTGACTGCTCACCGTAATTTCCCCATTCACGGTTTGCCCTGGAATACCAATACCGATCACTTTAATGGAATCATGCAGAGCCAATACGTTCCCAATGATCTCATAGAAGTGTTTCTGATCAAACGTAGGCATCGTATATTCTTCTCTGAACACCATGTTATCCTCTAGGTTAATGACGGTGGCCGTAATCAGGTCCTGCCCTTGCTTTTCGTTGATATACATGACCAAAGCCAAGCTGAAATCGTAATTATATCGGTAGGTTAACGCCGGTCTCCCCCCATTGGAAGGCACTGTCTGATCTTCAAACAGTTCACCCAGGTCACACAACTCTTTTACCAGTGAATTTACAGTTACGACACTGAGCTTGGTCAAGGAGGCCAGTTGTGGCTTGGTTGCTGTTTCCACCCGTTTCATGACCTGGCGTACATGGTTTATATTAATTTCTTTCATCAAATACGCGTTCGCTATTTTCATAAGCACCCCTACTCCATAGTTTCTTCTCCAATGTAGTAACTATACAATATCTCCAGAGGTATTAAAAATACCCGATGAGAACATCGGGTATTCTAAGGGTTTCGTATACACTTGGTAACTAGCTTCTGCTATACTTCGTTTTGTCTGCTTCCGTTATTTTGCGAATAACTCTGCATGGATTACCCGCAGCGATTACATCAGAAGGAATGTCTTTGGTAACTACACTGCCTGCCCCGATGATTGTATTATCTCCAATGGTCACACCCGCAAGCACAGTCACGCCGCCACCGATCCATACATTATTGCCCACTGTGATGGGACCTACAATTTCAAGACCTTCGTTACGTTGTTCCACATCATAAGGATGACCCGCAGTGTAGAATCCACAGTTCGGAGCAACAAAAACATTGTCACCAAACCGGATTTTGGCTCCATCCAGCATAACGATATTATGATTGCTATAGAAGTTCTCACCAATTTCTATGTTATAGCCGTAGTCACATACAAACGGCTGCTCGATCAGGAAACGATCCATCGTTTTTCCAAGCAGCTTTTTGAGCAGCGCTTCTCTCTCGGTGATCTTGCCTGGATGAAGCTGATTATACTCGTAACAAAGCCCCTTCGCGTACATACGCTCATCAATCAATTCTTTGTCGTAATTCGCATTATACAGCAGTCCCAGTTGTGATTTCTCTTTTTCAGTCATGAATTCTTGTGCCTCCAGCTCTTCTCTATATATTAAAACACTTTATAAAACCATTTTAATTATAGGGGTTAATTTCAATTAATCAAGTAACCGTATAACCGTTTGCTCCTTGCGACTAATTGCATAAACGGCTGACACCAGACCCATCAGGATTAGAATCGATCCCACCCATCCTGTATACATAATGGAAGAATGATCGATAACCACCCCGCCGATATAGGTTCCCAGAGCAATACCGGCATGTGCAATGCCTGAATTGGTGCTAATTAACGTTTCAGCCGTTGCCGGTGAGGTTTTGATAATCAGACTATTCTGTACCGGGGTAACCGTCCAGCTTAAGGCACTCCATATACTTAGCAAAATCAAGAAAGCAATTAAAGGCAGCCCGGTACTAAACGGAATAACCGCCATGCTTATCATAAAGGGGATCAGCACGATAATAATGGCTTTGGCCGGGTGCAAGCGATCTGATAAGATGCCGCCAATGCCGCCGCCTGCTACGGCAGCGATACCAAACATCATATAGATAAAGGTAACCATGGTTGAACTGGCTCCCAGCGCTTCCTGGAGAAATGGTGTGAAATACGCATATAACGTCAAGTGTCCTGCGAGCACAAGCAATGTTGTAACATGGATTGCCAGCATTTTCGGATTCCATAGAGCCGTAAGCTGCTTCTTCAGGGATACGGCCGGAATTGGCTGCACACGATCCATGGCAATGCCAATGGCAACCATGACTACTGCAGTTAGAATCGCAATCAACATAAACACTTCACGCCATCCGGCGAGGTTACCTACAAAGATCCCGAGAGGTACACCCAAAATCAGTGATGCACTTCCTCCCATCGTGATAATTCC
Above is a window of Paenibacillus sp. E222 DNA encoding:
- a CDS encoding DUF3817 domain-containing protein, with translation MKTVTGRFRIAGIWEGVSLLLLIFVAMPLKYFADMSSPVAIMGMIHGILFPLYLITLVHLAVVKKWKASRWFMGLVAGLLPFGTFVFESYLRKRDWK
- a CDS encoding macrolide family glycosyltransferase; amino-acid sequence: MARVLFINGGSEGHVNPTIGVVQELISRGEEVVYFTIEAYRERMEKTGAVVRTFDGQKFIKAFISGGRDYLLERVNGLLLTADIVIPSVLEQIKGEQFDYIVHDSMFGCGRLLAQILKLPAINSCTSFAQTEESFNHLMQHFFLNVPAEIAQPINDTFHSLTSRLQEKYDVEIASPYEVFCNPAPLTIVYTTREFQPYGDAFDHTYKFVGPSIFFRLTHEDFDMEAIKGKRPIYISLGTIFNQALDFYKLCMEALGNTEHTIVMSVGDRTQITALGTIPENFIVKRYVPQMDVLQSAKLFITHGGMNSTNEGLYYGVPLIVLPQSADQPIIAEQVVSRGAGISLQMQTLTANQLHETVDHVLKVPSFERAAANLRESFRKSGGYHYAVDAIFEFKTQHHLHG
- a CDS encoding LacI family DNA-binding transcriptional regulator, coding for MSKFDEIMKLSGYSKATVSRVINHSPHVSDEARQKITEIMKQLNYIPNRNAVSLSTGQTKQIGIVTSATNEIILTFMNQFIDTAMDYGFQTLIYTSRGDKEIELQAFEDLRSKRVDGLVIMTCVNHPDKLKSYCEYGPIVSWQRMGNDEIPSVAMDQAQGYRLALEHLVSKGYIRIANAFGRAESLNTQSRREAYESFMADKGLPVLREAYQYSVFSSSDGEEAMRRMASGPELPQAVLCSNDYAAIGIWSEARKQNIQVPEQLAIVGFDDIELSRVLGITTIHNPIAEQATQAFHQLWAVLGKQELQPRQLEFHLIERATT
- a CDS encoding glycoside hydrolase family 1 protein, with protein sequence MSQSQHPSFNFPKNFLWGGAIAANQAEGAYNLGGKGLSTQDVAPKGIMGPITEEPTEDNMKLIGIDLYHRYKEDVKLFAEMGFKVFRTSIAWSRIFPKGDELEPNEEGLQFYDDLFDECLKYGIEPLVTLSHYETPLHLSKEYDGWVNRKMIGFYERYVTAVFKRYQNKVKYWLTFNEINSILEAPFMSGGIYTPKEKLSKQDLYQAIHHEFVASASAVKLCHEIIPNAQIGCMMLSMPTYPLTPNPDDMIKVMEFEHSNYFFGDVHVRGRYPGYMKRYFRENGIQIQMEDGDEDMLLHTVDFISFSYYMSVCQTADPNKQVAGEGNLLGGIPNPYLPASEWGWQIDPQGLRYVLNMFYDRYQKPLFIVENGLGAVDELITGPDGEKTVEDDYRIQYLNDHLVQVAEAIEDGVEVMGYTSWGCIDVVSASSAQLKKRYGYIYVDRHDDGSGTLERYRKKSFHWYKEVIGSNGKSLKR
- a CDS encoding ROK family protein, which translates into the protein MKIANAYLMKEININHVRQVMKRVETATKPQLASLTKLSVVTVNSLVKELCDLGELFEDQTVPSNGGRPALTYRYNYDFSLALVMYINEKQGQDLITATVINLEDNMVFREEYTMPTFDQKHFYEIIGNVLALHDSIKVIGIGIPGQTVNGEITVSSHQQLEGIRMTEDLEAQFGLPVIMENDVNAAISGYCAKQELDEDLCVIGMYFPTKYPPGMGIYLNGKVIKGKLGMAGEVKYLPMGVDWYSPVEEEVFIETVCRMIQTVNAILAPDQVVIYQKLVDQDAVIQAWEKYQAKLSMPSDPGLVLIDSFQEDFEAGMRWLTLKALEPALVQFN
- a CDS encoding sugar O-acetyltransferase — translated: MTEKEKSQLGLLYNANYDKELIDERMYAKGLCYEYNQLHPGKITEREALLKKLLGKTMDRFLIEQPFVCDYGYNIEIGENFYSNHNIVMLDGAKIRFGDNVFVAPNCGFYTAGHPYDVEQRNEGLEIVGPITVGNNVWIGGGVTVLAGVTIGDNTIIGAGSVVTKDIPSDVIAAGNPCRVIRKITEADKTKYSRS
- a CDS encoding MFS transporter, which gives rise to MNKKVYVLAIAAFVVGTVELILGGILDLIATDLHLTLAKAGYLISIFSLVYALSAPILLNMTARFERKKVYMWTLFVFLISNLISAFSVNFYMLLAGRALGAATGSLIFVLSLTLAARIVEPQYKGRAVGIITMGGSASLILGVPLGIFVGNLAGWREVFMLIAILTAVVMVAIGIAMDRVQPIPAVSLKKQLTALWNPKMLAIHVTTLLVLAGHLTLYAYFTPFLQEALGASSTMVTFIYMMFGIAAVAGGGIGGILSDRLHPAKAIIIVLIPFMISMAVIPFSTGLPLIAFLILLSIWSALSWTVTPVQNSLIIKTSPATAETLISTNSGIAHAGIALGTYIGGVVIDHSSIMYTGWVGSILILMGLVSAVYAISRKEQTVIRLLD